The following are encoded together in the bacterium genome:
- a CDS encoding GNAT family N-acetyltransferase, translating to MSIRKYRESDLSAVLSAWENAQCLAHPFLSEDFQAQEKKNVRDLYLPNVETWVIEVDGVVVGFVSLIQNEIGGLFLQPTHIGKNFGKMLVDKALEFHNELIVEVFEKNIVGRKFYAKYGFRFVAEKTHEQTGERVFRLRFLNE from the coding sequence ATTTCAATTCGAAAATATAGAGAATCAGATTTATCTGCGGTACTCTCTGCATGGGAAAATGCCCAATGTTTAGCTCATCCGTTCTTGTCTGAAGATTTTCAAGCACAAGAAAAGAAAAATGTTCGTGATCTTTATCTACCAAATGTGGAAACGTGGGTAATTGAGGTTGATGGTGTTGTTGTTGGATTTGTTTCGCTGATTCAAAATGAAATTGGAGGTCTATTTCTTCAGCCTACTCATATTGGGAAGAATTTTGGGAAAATGTTGGTAGATAAAGCACTCGAATTTCACAATGAGTTGATTGTTGAAGTCTTTGAAAAAAATATAGTTGGACGCAAATTCTATGCAAAGTACGGATTCAGATTTGTCGCTGAAAAGACACATGAGCAGACTGGAGAAAGGGTGTTTCGTCTTAGATTCTTAAATGAATGA